The Urbifossiella limnaea nucleotide sequence TCGCTCACGGCCTGCGCATGGTAGGGGCAAGCCCCTGACCCGCCCGCGGAGGCCCGACCGTGACCGACGAATCGCTCTTCGCCGCCGCCGTCGCCATCGGCAGTTCGTCCGAGCGGCGAGCGTACCTCGACCGCGCCTGCGCCGGCAACCCGGCGCTGCGCCAGGAGATCGACGAACTTCTCGCCGCGCACGCCGTCAGCAACCCCCTCGACCACCCGCCCGCCGACCTCGCCCGCACCGGCGCCTACGCCGCCGACGACGGCCCGCCGGCCGCGGCGGTCGGCGACCGCGTCGGGCCGTACCGGCTGATGGAGCAGATCGGCGAGGGCGGCATGGGCCTCGTGTTCGTCGCCGAGCAGACCGAGCCGGTCCGCCGCAAGGTGGCGCTGAAGGTCATCAAGCCGGGCATGGACACGCGCCAGGTCGTCGCCCGGTTCGAGGCCGAGCGGCAGGCGTTGGCGCTGATGGACCACCCGCACATCGCCCGCGTGCTCGACGCCGGGGCCACGCCCGAGGGCCGCCCGTACTTCGTGATGGAACTCGTCCGCGGCCTGCCGATCACCGACTACTGCGACCAGCAGAAGCTCCCCCCGCGCGAGCGCCTCGCCCTGTTCGTGCAGGTGTGCCAGGCGGTTCAGCACGCCCACCAGAAGGGCGTCATCCACCGCGACATCAAGCCGAGCAACGTGCTCGTGGCCCCGCACGACGGCGTGCCCGTGGTGAAGGTGATCGACTTCGGCGTGGCGAAGGCGGTGGGCCAGTCGCTGACCGACAAGACGATCTACACCCGGTTCGCCCAGATGATCGGGACGCCGCTGTACATGAGCCCCGAGCAGGCCGAGGTGAACCAGCTCGACGTGGACACCCGCGCCGACGTGTACGCCCTCGGCGTGCTGCTGTACGAACTGCTGACCGGCACCACGCCGTTCGACGGCGACCGGTTCCGCAAGGCGGCGTTCGACGAGATCCGCCGCATCCTCCGCGAGGAGGACCCGCCGAAGCCGAGCACCCGCCTCACCTCGCTGGGGGAGACGCTGACCGGCGTGTCGGCGCGCCGCGGCACCGACCCCGCGCGGCTGGCCGGGCTCGTCCGCGGGGAGCTGGACTGGATCGTGATGCGCTGCCTGGAGAAGGACCGCAACCGCCGCTACGACACCGCCGCGGGGCTGGCGAAGGACGTGCAGCGCTACCTCATCGGCGACGCCGTGGAAGCGTGCCCGCCGACGCTCGGCTACCGCGTCGGGAAGTTCCTTCAGAAGAACAAAGCGGCGGTGCGAGTGGGGAGCGCGTTCGTGTGCATGGGCCTCGGCGCCGTGGCGGCGGGCGCGTACCTCGCGGTGCAGGCGAAGCGGGCCGAAGCCGTTGCCGAGCGCCAGCGGCTCGTCGCGGAACAGCGGTCGCAGGAGGCCGAAGCCGAGCGGGCGGCGGCCGTGCTCGCCCGGAACCGGGCCGTGGCCGCCCTCCGCACCTCCACCGACGACGTCGTCGAGAAGCTGATCGGGTCGAAGGCCGCGCTCGGCGCGGCCGAGCGGGCGTACCTCGACGCCGCGCTCGCCCGCTGGCAGGAGTTCGCCGCGACGGAGGGGAACGGGGAACAGGCTCGGAGCATCCGGGCGGAGGGGTTCGTCCAGGTCGCGAAGCTGCGCTACCGCCTGGGCCAGCGGGCGGAGGCTGTCGAGGGGTACCGGGCGGCGCTCGCCGAGTACGCGACCCTGGTGGCCGACCACCCGGGCACCGGCGACTACCGGCACAAGATGGCCGACGTCCACCAGATGATCGCGTACCGCCTCTTCGCCACGGCCCGACCCGAGGCGGACCGCCACTGGGAAACGTGTCACGCCCTGCTGCGCGGGCTCACGGCCGAGTTCCCGTCCGCCCCGGAGTACTGGGAGAGCCTTGTCATGTGCATCGGGGGGATGCCCGACCCGGTGCGAGACGCCGCCGACCCGCAGTGGAGGTTCCGCGAGCAGGCTACGATCTACCGGCAACTGGCCGGCGCCAACCCCGGCGACCCGCGTCACCTGGTGTCCCTCAACCGCGCCCTCGGTGGTCTGGCCCACGCCCTCGCCGAGCGGCACGACGATGAGGGATCGATCGGGCTCCGGCGCGATCAGGTCGGAGTCCTCGAACGACTCGTGCGGCTCGACGGGAAGAACCCCGAGCACCGGCGGGAACTCGCCGGGGTCCACCGGGAACTCTGGTACGCCCTCCGGCGGACGGGGAACGCCCTCGAGGCGGAGCGGCACTACCAGGCCTCGCTCGCGGTCCGCGGCGCGCTGGCGGCCGAGTTCCGGGACGAGTTCGGGGACCGGGCCTCGTTGGACGACCTGCGGGCCTGGCACGACGGCCGGGTGCCGCCGCCCCGGTCGGTCGACGGGTACCTGAAGACGCTCGCGGCGGCCGAGGAGACCGCCCGGGCCTACCCGGGCATTCCCTTCCACCAACTCCGATCGGTTCAGAGTAACTTGTTCCTGGCGGAAGCCCTCCTAGACGGGGAGCGGTTTCACGACGCCCTCGAACAGTTCGAGCTCGCCGCGGCCCGGCACCAGGAGTTCGCCGCGGCCTACGCCTCGCCCACCTACGCCGAACTCCTTGGCGCCCGGATCGAGCGCGGCCTCGGCCGGGCGTACGCGGGGCTCCGCATCCGCCCGGCGGCCGAGGAACACCTGCGCAAGGCGCTGGACGTGTTCGAGCGGCGGGTGGCGGCGGGGACGGACGGGTTCGACAGGCTCGATCTGGGCCGCGCGTACGGCGCGTACACGCTCCTCCTGCGGAGTGTCAACGACCACGCGGCCGCCCTGCCGTGGCACGACAAGGAGGTCGCCGCCTTGACGGCGGTCTGGGACAAGGAGCCGAACCGGCCCGGGAAGCAGCAGCTCCGCGACGCCCTTTGGTACCGGGCCATGACCCTCCACACCCTCGGGCAGGACGACCGCGCGGTCCCCGAGTGGGACCGGGTGATCGACCTCACCCCGGCGGGCGAGAAGGCGCGCCCGCGGGCCAACCGGGCCCTCTCGCTCGCCGCTGCCGGGCGGGTGGACGAGGCCGTGGCCGAAGTCGCCGCCGTGCTTGCCGCCCCGGACCTCATCACCGCGAAGTTCACCGTCGCCGGAGTGTACGCGATCGCCAGCTCGAAGGTGCCGGACCGGCGGGAGGAGTACGCCGCCCGCGCGGTCGGCCTCCTGCGGGAGTGGGGCCGGGCGGGGTGGCACGACCTGAGAACGCTTCGGACGGACCCGGACTTGGCCCCGCTCCGCGGCCGCGCGGACTTCCGGGAGGTGCTCGGTGAGGTGGAGCGGACTGCCCCGCCGCCGCGGGAGGTGACGCGGTGACCGACGTGACACGGCTCCTCGAAGCGGCACACCGCGGCGACCGGCAGGCCGCCGCCGACCTGCTGCCGCTCGTGTACGACGAGCTCCGCAGGCTCGCCGCCGCGCGGCTGGCGCAGGAGAAGCCGGGGCAGACGCTCGACGCCACGGCGCTCGTCCACGAGGCGTACCTGCGGCTCGTCGGCGACCAGCGGTTCGACGGCCGCGGCCACTTCTTCGCCGCCGCGGCCGAGGCCATCCGCCGCATCCTGGTCGAGCAGGCCCGCCGCCGGCAGGCCGCGAAGCGCGGGGGCGACCGCGGCCGCGCCGCGCTCGACCCGGACGCCGTCCCCGCGCCGGTGCCCGACGACGAGCTGCTGGCGCTGCACGAGGCGCTGGACGCGCTCGCGGCGGCGCACCCGGAGAAGGCCGAGCTGGTGAAGCTCCGCTACTTCGCCGGCCTCACCGCCGACGAGGCGGCGGCCGCGCTTGGCCTCTCGCCGAGCACCGCCGACCGTCACTGGGCCTACGCCCGCGCCTGGCTCGGGCGGGCGCTCGGTGGTGGCCGGGCGTAGCGACCCGCCTCCTAGCTCACCGGCGCGCGGGGGGCCCCGGGAGCATCTCCTTGATCCGGACAAGGGCGCGGAGGTACCGGGGGGCGAACCTCCCGATCCCGCCGACGTGGCGGGGGAGCACCCGATCAAGGTGGTACACGAGGAATCGCCGGGCGACCCCGGCCACGGAGAGCTTCTGCTCGGTGATCATCCTCACAGCCTGGAGCTTGAAATCCGGCGTGTAGACCTTTTCGTGGGGAGCTCCGCCGCCGGCGAAGCCCTCGCCCGAGGTATAGCCGCACCCGCGCCCGGCCTACTCCCGATCGCTCAAGAACCCATCCCCTCGGCTCTCGTGGTCACCTGCGTGGGCGGCGGTTGCGGTGGCAC carries:
- a CDS encoding serine/threonine-protein kinase; the encoded protein is MTDESLFAAAVAIGSSSERRAYLDRACAGNPALRQEIDELLAAHAVSNPLDHPPADLARTGAYAADDGPPAAAVGDRVGPYRLMEQIGEGGMGLVFVAEQTEPVRRKVALKVIKPGMDTRQVVARFEAERQALALMDHPHIARVLDAGATPEGRPYFVMELVRGLPITDYCDQQKLPPRERLALFVQVCQAVQHAHQKGVIHRDIKPSNVLVAPHDGVPVVKVIDFGVAKAVGQSLTDKTIYTRFAQMIGTPLYMSPEQAEVNQLDVDTRADVYALGVLLYELLTGTTPFDGDRFRKAAFDEIRRILREEDPPKPSTRLTSLGETLTGVSARRGTDPARLAGLVRGELDWIVMRCLEKDRNRRYDTAAGLAKDVQRYLIGDAVEACPPTLGYRVGKFLQKNKAAVRVGSAFVCMGLGAVAAGAYLAVQAKRAEAVAERQRLVAEQRSQEAEAERAAAVLARNRAVAALRTSTDDVVEKLIGSKAALGAAERAYLDAALARWQEFAATEGNGEQARSIRAEGFVQVAKLRYRLGQRAEAVEGYRAALAEYATLVADHPGTGDYRHKMADVHQMIAYRLFATARPEADRHWETCHALLRGLTAEFPSAPEYWESLVMCIGGMPDPVRDAADPQWRFREQATIYRQLAGANPGDPRHLVSLNRALGGLAHALAERHDDEGSIGLRRDQVGVLERLVRLDGKNPEHRRELAGVHRELWYALRRTGNALEAERHYQASLAVRGALAAEFRDEFGDRASLDDLRAWHDGRVPPPRSVDGYLKTLAAAEETARAYPGIPFHQLRSVQSNLFLAEALLDGERFHDALEQFELAAARHQEFAAAYASPTYAELLGARIERGLGRAYAGLRIRPAAEEHLRKALDVFERRVAAGTDGFDRLDLGRAYGAYTLLLRSVNDHAAALPWHDKEVAALTAVWDKEPNRPGKQQLRDALWYRAMTLHTLGQDDRAVPEWDRVIDLTPAGEKARPRANRALSLAAAGRVDEAVAEVAAVLAAPDLITAKFTVAGVYAIASSKVPDRREEYAARAVGLLREWGRAGWHDLRTLRTDPDLAPLRGRADFREVLGEVERTAPPPREVTR
- a CDS encoding ECF-type sigma factor codes for the protein MTDVTRLLEAAHRGDRQAAADLLPLVYDELRRLAAARLAQEKPGQTLDATALVHEAYLRLVGDQRFDGRGHFFAAAAEAIRRILVEQARRRQAAKRGGDRGRAALDPDAVPAPVPDDELLALHEALDALAAAHPEKAELVKLRYFAGLTADEAAAALGLSPSTADRHWAYARAWLGRALGGGRA